A part of Chitinimonas koreensis genomic DNA contains:
- the yaaA gene encoding peroxide stress protein YaaA, which produces MLFVLSPAKTLDYDTPPHVERHTRPAFVERSAELIEILKRKSPAEIGSLMSISEPLAALNVSRYQHWSPRFTAANSKQAVLAFMGDVYEGLDAASLDAATLDYAQEHLRILSGLYGVLRPLDRMQPYRLEMGTRLENPAGASLYAFWGDSITAALNAELARKRPPVLVNLASDEYFKAVKPKKLEARLVECAFEDWKGGRYKIISFFAKRARGLMARYALTRRIDTVDGLRGFDLEGYRLDESAGTRTGWCSGAGWRIEIRKRS; this is translated from the coding sequence ATGCTGTTCGTCCTGTCCCCCGCCAAGACCCTCGACTACGACACCCCGCCCCACGTCGAGCGCCATACCCGGCCGGCCTTCGTCGAGCGCTCGGCCGAGCTGATCGAGATCCTCAAGCGCAAGAGCCCGGCCGAGATCGGCAGCCTGATGTCGATCTCCGAGCCGCTGGCTGCGCTCAACGTCTCGCGCTATCAGCACTGGTCGCCGCGCTTCACCGCGGCCAACAGCAAGCAGGCGGTGCTGGCCTTCATGGGCGATGTCTACGAGGGGCTCGACGCCGCCAGCCTCGATGCCGCCACGCTCGACTACGCGCAGGAGCACCTGCGCATCCTGTCCGGCCTCTACGGCGTGCTGCGGCCGCTCGACCGCATGCAGCCCTACCGGCTCGAGATGGGCACCCGACTGGAGAACCCGGCCGGCGCCAGCCTGTACGCTTTCTGGGGCGACAGCATCACCGCGGCGCTCAACGCCGAGCTGGCGCGCAAGCGGCCGCCGGTGCTGGTCAACCTGGCCAGCGACGAATACTTCAAGGCGGTGAAGCCGAAGAAGCTCGAGGCCCGGCTGGTGGAGTGCGCGTTCGAGGACTGGAAGGGCGGCCGCTACAAGATCATCAGCTTCTTCGCCAAGCGCGCCCGCGGCCTGATGGCGCGCTACGCGCTGACGCGGCGCATCGACACGGTCGACGGCCTGCGCGGCTTCGATCTGGAGGGCTATCGGCTCGACGAGTCGGCCGGGACGAGAACCGGCTGGTGTTCCGGCGCCGGCTGGCGGATTGAGATCCGGAAGCGATCGTAG
- a CDS encoding HD domain-containing phosphohydrolase — MARPALVEPLLKSLYVMAAMVEARDPYTGGHLWRVSQFSRLLALDLGLPAADVARIALGGFLHDLGKIGVPDAVLNKRDKLDDAEYAVIRTHPEIGMRLLAGHPLARLVEAAVAMHHETPDGRGYPAGLQGEAIPLDARIVGLTDAFDAMTSNRPYRRGMPIERALAIIGENLGSQFDRALGERFIALGGRGALEHIVGHTEPGIPLFECPMCGPTIVVRRGQAAGETVYCRACGNEAEVERSGGTVNVHGTGRMGDARALEPEIDELLIDELSAEAGRYLAVARPPRGPLGWLRGALGGG, encoded by the coding sequence ATGGCCCGCCCTGCCCTCGTCGAACCGCTGCTCAAGAGCCTCTACGTGATGGCGGCCATGGTGGAGGCGCGCGACCCGTACACCGGCGGCCACCTGTGGCGGGTGTCGCAGTTCTCGCGGCTGCTGGCGCTCGACCTGGGCCTGCCGGCCGCCGACGTGGCGCGCATCGCGCTCGGCGGCTTCCTGCACGACCTGGGCAAGATCGGCGTGCCCGACGCGGTGCTCAACAAGCGCGACAAGCTCGACGACGCCGAGTACGCGGTGATCCGCACCCATCCCGAGATCGGCATGCGGCTGCTGGCCGGCCATCCACTGGCCCGCCTGGTCGAGGCCGCGGTGGCGATGCACCACGAGACGCCGGACGGCCGCGGCTATCCGGCCGGCCTCCAGGGCGAGGCGATTCCGCTCGACGCGCGCATCGTCGGCCTGACCGATGCCTTCGACGCGATGACCAGCAACCGGCCCTACCGCCGCGGCATGCCGATCGAGCGCGCGCTGGCGATCATCGGCGAGAACCTGGGCAGCCAGTTCGATCGCGCGCTGGGCGAGCGCTTCATCGCGCTCGGCGGCCGCGGCGCGCTGGAACACATCGTCGGCCATACCGAACCCGGCATCCCGCTGTTCGAATGCCCGATGTGCGGCCCGACCATCGTGGTGCGGCGCGGCCAGGCGGCCGGCGAGACGGTGTACTGCCGCGCCTGCGGCAACGAGGCCGAGGTCGAGCGCAGCGGCGGCACGGTGAATGTGCACGGCACCGGCCGGATGGGCGACGCGCGTGCGCTCGAGCCGGAGATCGACGAATTGCTGATCGACGAACTGTCGGCCGAGGCGGGCCGCTACCTGGCCGTCGCCCGGCCGCCGCGCGGGCCGCTGGGGTGGTTGCGCGGAGCGTTGGGCGGGGGCTGA
- a CDS encoding TOBE domain-containing protein: protein MILGVRPEQLTDPASANRDQPDLQTIAAKIEIVEPTGPDTLATVMLNGVKAVARCHPQGAGLPGQQVQLVLDPMRTLLFDPASENRIA from the coding sequence GTGATCCTCGGCGTGCGGCCCGAGCAGCTGACCGACCCGGCCAGCGCCAACCGCGACCAGCCCGACCTGCAGACCATCGCAGCGAAGATCGAGATCGTCGAGCCGACCGGTCCGGACACGCTGGCGACGGTGATGCTCAACGGCGTCAAGGCGGTGGCGCGCTGCCACCCGCAGGGCGCCGGCCTGCCGGGCCAGCAGGTGCAGCTGGTGCTCGATCCGATGCGCACGCTGCTGTTCGATCCGGCCAGCGAGAACCGCATCGCCTGA
- a CDS encoding ABC transporter ATP-binding protein — MGALSIRNVKKSYGDTHILKGIDIEIDKGQFLILVGPSGCGKSTLLNMIAGLDDISSGDIVIGDQVVNKLSPKDRDIAMVFQSYALYPNMSVKKNIAFGLDIRKVPKKEQEEIIGRVAKTLQIEHLLDRKPSQLSGGQRQRVAMGRALARNPTLFLFDEPLSNLDAKLRVEMRTEIKLLHQRLGTTIVYVTHDQIEAMTLGDRIAVMKDGEVKQFGSPQQIYDTPANLYVAGFIGSPSMNFIPCTLGEEGGRATVTLDGQKVLLGP; from the coding sequence ATGGGCGCACTCAGCATCCGCAACGTCAAGAAAAGCTACGGCGACACCCACATCCTCAAGGGCATCGACATCGAGATCGACAAGGGCCAGTTCCTGATCCTGGTCGGGCCGTCGGGCTGCGGCAAGTCGACGCTGCTCAACATGATCGCCGGCCTCGACGACATCAGCTCGGGCGACATCGTGATCGGCGACCAGGTGGTCAACAAGCTGTCGCCCAAGGATCGCGACATCGCCATGGTGTTCCAGAGCTACGCGCTCTATCCGAACATGAGCGTGAAGAAGAACATCGCCTTCGGCCTCGACATCCGCAAGGTGCCGAAGAAGGAGCAGGAGGAGATCATCGGCCGCGTCGCCAAGACGCTGCAGATCGAACACCTGCTCGACCGCAAGCCGAGCCAGCTGTCGGGCGGCCAGCGCCAGCGCGTGGCGATGGGCCGGGCCTTGGCGCGCAACCCGACGCTGTTCCTGTTCGACGAGCCCTTGTCCAACCTCGACGCCAAGCTGCGCGTCGAGATGCGCACCGAGATCAAACTGCTGCACCAGCGCCTCGGCACCACCATCGTCTACGTCACCCACGACCAGATCGAGGCGATGACGCTGGGCGACCGCATCGCCGTGATGAAGGACGGCGAGGTGAAGCAGTTCGGCTCGCCGCAGCAGATCTACGACACGCCGGCCAATCTCTACGTCGCCGGCTTCATCGGCTCGCCGTCGATGAACTTCATCCCCTGCACGCTGGGCGAGGAGGGCGGCCGCGCGACGGTGACGCTCGACGGCCAGAAGGTGCTGCTCGGCCCCTGA
- a CDS encoding carbohydrate ABC transporter permease, with the protein MADLAHASSARGGAGFGRYVIYAILVLMALWYLAPLYVMLSTSFKTLDEIRAGNLLSLPGAFNLDAWRTAWGSACTGVDCNGVGGYFSNSLKMVIPAVLISTLVGAFNGYVLSKWRFRGSDAFFMALLIGTFLPFQVVILPMAQVLGMAGIESSTGRLVLVHVIYGLQFTTLFFRNYYVTVPDELVKAARIDGAGFFRIFFKILLPISIPTVGVCIIWQTTQIWNDFLFGVVFSSGEGQPMTVALNNLVNTSTGVKQYNVDMAAAIIAALPTLFVYVVGGKYFVRGLTAGAVKG; encoded by the coding sequence GTGGCTGATCTCGCCCATGCCTCGTCCGCGCGCGGCGGCGCCGGCTTCGGCCGCTATGTGATCTACGCGATCCTGGTGCTGATGGCGCTGTGGTATCTCGCGCCGCTGTACGTGATGTTGTCGACCAGCTTCAAGACGCTCGACGAGATCCGCGCCGGCAACCTGCTGTCGCTGCCCGGCGCGTTCAACCTCGACGCCTGGCGCACCGCCTGGGGTTCGGCCTGCACCGGGGTCGACTGCAACGGCGTCGGCGGCTACTTCTCCAACAGCCTGAAGATGGTGATCCCGGCGGTGCTGATCTCGACCCTGGTCGGCGCCTTCAACGGCTACGTGCTGTCCAAGTGGCGCTTCCGCGGCTCCGACGCCTTCTTCATGGCGCTGCTGATCGGCACCTTCCTGCCGTTCCAGGTGGTGATCCTGCCGATGGCCCAGGTGCTGGGCATGGCCGGCATCGAGAGCAGTACCGGCCGGCTGGTGCTGGTGCACGTGATCTACGGCCTGCAGTTCACCACGCTGTTCTTCCGCAACTACTACGTGACGGTGCCGGACGAACTGGTGAAGGCGGCGCGCATCGACGGCGCCGGCTTCTTCCGCATCTTCTTCAAGATCCTGCTGCCGATCTCGATCCCCACGGTGGGCGTCTGCATCATCTGGCAGACCACCCAGATCTGGAACGACTTCCTGTTCGGCGTGGTGTTCAGCTCGGGCGAGGGCCAGCCGATGACGGTGGCGCTCAACAACCTGGTCAACACCAGCACCGGGGTCAAGCAATACAACGTGGACATGGCGGCCGCGATCATCGCGGCGCTGCCGACGCTGTTCGTCTACGTGGTCGGCGGCAAGTATTTCGTGCGCGGGCTGACGGCTGGGGCCGTCAAGGGCTGA
- a CDS encoding carbohydrate ABC transporter permease has translation MTAARQGAPGFSLGRFADVILPKLVITPTVIACLVGFYGFIGWTAWLSFTESRMLPKYEWAGLVQYQALFANERWWASMQNLAVFGLLFIFVSLAVGLIMAVLLDQKIRFEGALRTIYLYPMALSFIVTGTAWKWILNPGLGIEKLAHDWGFSGFVFDWIVNPDYAIYTVVIAGVWQSSGFVMALFLAGLRGIDDSIIKAAQVDGASLPTIYARIIVPSLRPVFLSAFMILAHIAVKSFDLVMALTGGGPGFATDLPSIFMYQHSFTRGQLGLGAASAMMMLFTACAVVMPFLYSELRRERRG, from the coding sequence ATGACCGCTGCCCGTCAAGGCGCGCCGGGATTTTCGCTCGGCCGTTTCGCCGACGTGATCCTGCCCAAGCTGGTCATCACCCCCACGGTGATCGCCTGCCTGGTCGGCTTCTACGGCTTCATCGGCTGGACCGCCTGGCTCTCGTTCACCGAATCGCGCATGCTGCCCAAGTACGAATGGGCCGGCCTGGTGCAGTACCAGGCGCTGTTCGCCAACGAGCGCTGGTGGGCCTCGATGCAGAACCTGGCCGTGTTCGGCCTGCTGTTCATCTTCGTCAGCCTCGCCGTCGGCCTGATCATGGCCGTGCTGCTCGATCAGAAGATCCGCTTCGAAGGTGCGCTGCGCACCATCTACCTCTACCCGATGGCACTGAGCTTCATCGTCACCGGCACCGCCTGGAAGTGGATCCTCAATCCCGGCCTCGGCATCGAGAAACTGGCCCACGACTGGGGCTTCTCGGGCTTCGTGTTCGACTGGATCGTCAACCCGGACTACGCCATCTACACGGTGGTGATCGCCGGCGTGTGGCAGTCTTCGGGCTTTGTGATGGCGCTGTTCCTGGCCGGCCTGCGCGGCATCGACGACTCGATCATCAAGGCGGCCCAGGTCGACGGCGCCTCGCTGCCGACCATCTACGCCCGCATCATCGTGCCCAGCCTGCGCCCGGTGTTCCTGAGCGCCTTCATGATCCTGGCCCACATCGCGGTGAAGAGCTTCGACCTCGTGATGGCCCTGACCGGCGGCGGCCCCGGCTTCGCCACCGACCTGCCGTCGATCTTCATGTACCAGCACAGCTTCACCCGCGGCCAGCTCGGCCTCGGCGCCGCCAGTGCGATGATGATGCTGTTCACCGCCTGCGCGGTGGTGATGCCTTTCCTGTATTCCGAACTGAGGAGGGAGCGCCGTGGCTGA
- a CDS encoding ABC transporter substrate-binding protein, with amino-acid sequence MKPRRLTLALAAACAFSLNAVAGEVEVLHWWTSGGEAKSVAELKKMMSAKGHTWKDFAVAGGAGDNAMTVLKTRVVSGNPPTAAQVKGPAIQEWGGEGVLAWLDPVANAEKWDSLLPPVVANVMKYKGHYVAVPVNVHRVNWMWVNPEVFKKAGAKVPTTWAEFDEAATKIEKAGFIAVAHGGQPWQDATVFESVALGVGGADYFKKAFIQLDPKAIDSPTTIKAFDTLRMVRKHIDKDAPGRDWNLATAMVINGKAAMQFMGDWAKGEFAAAGKKPGTDYLCVAAPGTDKAYTFNIDSFIVFAQKNKDQKATNDFASTVMSPAFQEVFNQNKGSIPVRLGHDMSKFDDCAKKSAADFVASNKSGGLVPSFAHQMAMPPAVQGATQDVIASFMNSNMTSQEAVKKLLAAAKAK; translated from the coding sequence ATGAAACCGCGTCGCCTTACCCTTGCGCTGGCTGCCGCCTGCGCGTTCTCCCTCAATGCCGTCGCCGGCGAAGTCGAAGTGCTGCACTGGTGGACTTCCGGCGGCGAAGCCAAGTCGGTGGCCGAACTCAAGAAGATGATGTCGGCCAAGGGCCATACCTGGAAGGACTTCGCCGTGGCCGGCGGCGCCGGCGACAACGCGATGACGGTGCTCAAGACCCGCGTCGTGTCCGGCAACCCGCCCACCGCCGCCCAGGTCAAGGGTCCGGCGATCCAGGAATGGGGCGGCGAAGGCGTGCTGGCCTGGCTCGACCCGGTCGCCAACGCCGAGAAGTGGGACAGCCTGTTGCCGCCGGTGGTCGCCAACGTGATGAAGTACAAGGGCCACTACGTCGCCGTGCCGGTCAACGTGCACCGCGTCAACTGGATGTGGGTGAACCCCGAAGTGTTCAAGAAGGCCGGCGCCAAGGTGCCGACCACCTGGGCCGAGTTCGACGAGGCCGCCACCAAGATCGAGAAGGCCGGCTTCATCGCCGTCGCCCACGGCGGCCAGCCGTGGCAGGACGCGACCGTGTTCGAATCGGTCGCCCTCGGCGTCGGCGGCGCCGACTACTTCAAGAAGGCCTTCATCCAGCTCGATCCGAAGGCCATCGACAGCCCGACCACCATCAAGGCCTTCGACACCCTGCGCATGGTGCGCAAGCACATCGACAAGGACGCGCCGGGCCGCGACTGGAACCTCGCCACCGCGATGGTCATCAACGGCAAGGCCGCCATGCAGTTCATGGGCGACTGGGCCAAGGGCGAATTCGCCGCCGCCGGCAAGAAGCCGGGCACCGACTACCTGTGCGTCGCCGCGCCGGGCACCGACAAGGCCTACACCTTCAACATCGACTCGTTCATCGTGTTCGCCCAGAAGAACAAGGACCAGAAGGCCACCAACGACTTCGCCTCGACGGTGATGTCGCCGGCCTTCCAGGAAGTGTTCAACCAGAACAAGGGCTCGATCCCGGTCCGCCTGGGCCACGACATGAGCAAGTTCGACGACTGCGCCAAGAAGTCGGCTGCCGACTTCGTCGCCTCCAACAAGTCGGGCGGCCTGGTCCCCTCGTTCGCGCACCAGATGGCCATGCCGCCGGCGGTGCAGGGCGCGACCCAGGACGTGATCGCCTCGTTCATGAACTCCAACATGACCAGCCAGGAAGCGGTGAAGAAGCTGCTCGCCGCCGCCAAGGCCAAATAA